The following are encoded together in the Drosophila biarmipes strain raj3 chromosome 3L, RU_DBia_V1.1, whole genome shotgun sequence genome:
- the LOC108029017 gene encoding augmin complex subunit wac — MQSLKIQEEIKSLKALGQHFEEQLRLASVELGDFSDEDLALLDKCVHYYALSQIHDLNLNFMRDFYCARKRECIENRQTKVQQRIELQRIKSAIEEATKDVAVLERFVNAAEERLIPDIVVLQRNSQHLATKQALLDRQKNLKIPKDFNIESVIEKVDSLERP, encoded by the exons ATGC AGAGTTTAAAGATTCAAGAGGAAATCAAATCTTTAAAGGCCCTAGGCCAGCATTTCGAAGAGCAGCTGAGGCTGGCAAGCGTCGAGTTGGGGGACTTCTCTGATGAAGATCTGGCACTTCTTGACAAATGCGTGCATTACTATGCTCTTTCCCAAATCCACGATTTAAATCTGAACTTCATGCGTGACTTTTACTGTGCCAGGAAAAGAGAATGTATCGAAAACAGGCAGACCAAAGTGCAACAACGCATAGAGCTGCAGCGTATAAAGTCTGCCATCGAGGAGGCAACTAAGGACGTAGCCGTCTTGGAACG GTTTGTGAATGCAGCAGAAGAGCGGCTCATTCCAGATATTGTCGTTTTGCAACGTAACAGCCAACATCTTGCCACCAAACAGGCCTTGTTGGACAGACAAAAAAACCTGAAGATACCGAAGGATTTCAACATTGAGAGCGTCATTGAAAAGGTGGATTCGCTCGAACGGCCATAG
- the LOC108028990 gene encoding staphylococcal nuclease domain-containing protein 1 → MATAANSATAAGAAKDAPPAPAKSLSGIVKQVLSGDTVVIRATKGAPPPEKQITFSHVLAPKLARRPGAGGDETKDEPWAWESREFLRKKLIGAEVTFTFDKPANSNREYGFVWIGKDKETGENVVESIVREGLVSVRREGRPTAEQQTLIELEDQARAAGRGKWSSNAIVADKVRNIKWAHENPAHLVDIYGGKPVKAIIEHVRDGSTVRAFLLPDFHYITLMISGIRCPGVKLDADGKPDLSVKVPFADEARYYVETRLLQRDVEIRLESVNNSNFIGTILYPKGNIAESLLREGLAKCVDWSMAVMKTGADKLRAAERIAKEKRLRQWQDYQAKTPAFNSKEKDFSGTVVEVFNGDAINVRLSNGQIKKVFFSSIRPPRDQRAVVGTDGEEIVKAPPRGKNYRPLYEIPHMFDAREFLRKKLINKKVQCNLDYISPPRENFPEKYCYTVSIGGQNVAEAMVAKGLATCVRYRQDDDQRSSAYDQLIAAEQQAIKGLKGLHAKKDNATLRVNDLTVDHSRIKVQYLPSWQRALRTEAIVEFVASGSRLRLFVPKDSCLVTFLLAGISCPRSSRPALNGVPAQEGEPFGDEALTFTRERVLQRDVSVHIDTTDKAGSSVIGWLWTESGANLSVALVEEGLAEVHFSAEKSEYYRQLKSAEDRAKAAKKNIWTNYVEQVPEEKPVVEEEKEDKVVVERKVNYENVIVTEITETLTFFAQSVENGSKLESLMSKLHADFQTNPPIAGSYTPKRGDLVAAQFTLDNQWYRAKVERVQGSNATVLYIDYGNKETLPTSRLAALPPAFSSEKPYATEYALALVALPSDNEDKEEALRAFSEDVLNHKVQLNVELKVAGSPNLATLHDPTTKADFGKQLVAEGLVLAEKRRERKLKDLVDQYRAAQEAALAAHLAIWKYGDITQDDAPEFR, encoded by the exons ATGGCAACAGCAGCGAACAGCGCGACAGCTGCCGGAGCAGCAAAAGACGCCCCGCCAGCGCCTGCCAAGTCTTTGTCCGGCATTGTGAAGCAG GTTCTCTCCGGCGACACTGTAGTTATCCGCGCGACCAAGGGAGCACCGCCTCCAGAGAAACAAATCACCTTCTCGCATGTCCTGGCACCGAAGTTGGCTCGACGTCCCGGCGCTGGTGGCGACGAGACCAAAGACGAACCCTGGGCTTGGGAGTCTCGTGAGTTTCTGCGCAAGAAGCTCATTGGCGCTGAGGTGACCTTCACGTTCGACAAGCCAGCCAACTCGAACCGAGAGTACGGTTTCGTATGGATCGGCAAGGACAAGGAGACTGGGGAGAATGTGGTCGAGTCTATTGTTCGCGAGGGCCTGGTGTCTGTGCGCCGCGAGGGGCGCCCCACGGCCGAGCAGCAGACTCTCATCGAGTTGGAAGACCAGGCGCGTGCTGCGGGCCGTGGCAAGTGGTCGTCCAACGCAATTGTAGCGGACAAGGTTCGCAACATCAAGTGGGCCCACGAGAACCCCGCCCATTTGGTAGATATTTATGGAGGAAAGCCGGTCAAAGCGATCATCGAGCACGTGCGCGATGGTTCCACGGTCCGTGCGTTCTTGCTCCCCGACTTTCACTACATCACTTTGATGATTTCGGGCATTCGTTGTCCAGGTGTCAAGTTGGATGCTGACGGCAAGCCGGACCTGAGTGTGAAGGTGCCGTTCGCCGACGAGGCACGCTATTACGTAGAGACCCGTCTGTTGCAACGGGACGTGGAAATCCGGCTGGAATCCGTTAACAACTCGAACTTTATTGGAACGATTCTGTACCCGAAGGGCAACATTGCAGAATCACTCCTGCGCGAGGGACTTGCCAAATGTGTGGACTGGTCCATGGCTGTTATGAAGACGG GCGCCGATAAGCTGCGTGCTGCGGAGCGTATTGCCAAGGAAAAACGCCTGCGTCAATGGCAAGACTATCAAGCAAAAACACCCGCATTTAACTCGAAGGAGAAGGACTTCTCCGGAACCGTAGTTGAGGTTTTCAACGGCGATGCTATTAATGTACGGCTCTCCAACGGCCAAATTAAGAAGGTCTTCTTTTCGTCCATCAGGCCTCCGCGCGACCAACGTGCGGTGGTTGGCACAGATGGCGAAGAAATCGTTAAGGCTCCCCCGCGCGGAAAGAACTACCGGCCACTTTATGAAATTCCACACATGTTCGACGCCCGCGAGTTTCTGCGCAAAAAGTTGATTAATAAGAAAGTGCAGTGCAACCTGGACTACATATCGCCTCCACGTGAAAACTTCCCCGAGAAATACTGCTACACTGTCTCCATTGGCGGGCAAAACGTTGCTGAGGCTATGGTGGCCAAGGGCTTGGCTACATGTGTTCGGTATCGACAGGACGACGATCAGAGATCTTCCGCTTATGATCAGTTGATTGCTGCCGAGCAGCAAGCTATAAAAGGACTGAAGGGACTGCACGCAAAGAAGGATAACGCCACACTGCGAGTCAATGACTTGACTGTTGACCATTCCCGAATTAAAGTCCAATATTTGCCCTCGTGGCAGCGTGCTCTACGTACTGAGGCTATCGTGGAGTTTGTTGCTAGCGGGTCCCGCCTTCGACTCTTCGTGCCAAAGGATAGCTGCTTGGTCACATTCCTGCTTGCCGGCATATCATGTCCGCGCTCCTCCCGCCCAGCGCTAAATGGCGTTCCTGCCCAGGAGGGAGAACCTTTTGGTGATGAGGCTCTGACCTTTACCCGCGAGCGTGTCTTGCAGCGGGACGTTTCCGTGCATATCGATACCACCGATAAGGCAGGATCTTCAGTGATCGGTTGGCTTTGGACGGAAAGCGGTGCCAACCTGTCCGTTGCTCTGGTGGAAGAGGGTCTAGCGGAAGTCCACTTCAGTGCCGAGAAATCGGAATACTACCGCCAGTTGAAGAGTGCTGAGGACCGGGCCAAGGCCGCCAAGAAAAACATCTGGACCAACTACGTGGAACAAGTGCCTGAGGAAAAGCCTGTTGTTGAAGAAGAGAAGGAGGACAAGGTGGTGGTAGAGCGCAAGGTCAATTACGAAAATGTGATTGTCACTGAGATCACCGAAACTCTGACATTCTTCGCTCAGTCCGTGGAAAACGGATCCAAGTTAGAGTCCCTAATGAGCAAGCTTCATGCCGACTTCCAAACCAATCCACCTATCGCTGGATCATACACTCCTAAGCGTGGCGACCTAGTGGCTGCTCAGTTCACTCTTGATAATCAATGGTACCGCGCCAAGGTGGAACGAGTTCAGGGCAGTAACGCCACCGTCCTGTACATCGATTATGGCAACAAGGAG ACATTGCCAACCAGCCGCTTGGCAGCCTTGCCCCCAGCCTTTAGCAGCGAAAAACCGTACGCCACGGAGTATGCTCTGGCCTTAGTCGCCCTGCCTTCTGACAACGAAGATAAGGAAGAAGCCTTGCGTGCCTTTTCCGAAGACGTTTTGAACCATAAGGTGCAACTTAATGTGGAGCTAAAGGTGGCTGGGTCACCAAACTTGGCCACGCTTCACGATCCGACAACTAAAGCCGATTTTGGAAAGCAGCTTGTCGCCGAGGGTCTTGTTCTGGCCGAAAAGCGTCGTGAGCGTAAGCTCAAAGACCTTGTGGACCAATACAGGGCCGCGCAGGAAGCAGCTCTAGCCGCGCATCTGGCCATCTGGAAGTACGGCGACATAACACAGGATGACGCGCCCGAGTTCCGCTAG
- the LOC108028952 gene encoding 39S ribosomal protein L17, mitochondrial, whose amino-acid sequence MNQADVTKLMSQLRIAVRPNKRNLKNADGPEGRLLKLRKTVTALVKHERIELFYNRADEARGYAELLISNAIRHGDRYTATMELADYWLLEKQLVHKLFKVLVPRYENYNVSYTRMYKAPRDYPGVYYKQSVLELRGNPYPSLTADHSQNRNLLHNVLLDEARKEFRRQKLSELTN is encoded by the exons ATGAATCAAGCCGATGTAACAAAGCTAATGTCACAGCTGCGGATAGCAGTCAGGCCTAATAAACGCAATTTGAAGAATGCGGATGGTCCGGAGGGTCGGCTGCTGAAGCTGCGGAAGACTGTAACTGCGTTGGTGAAGCACGAGCGCATTGAACTGTTCTACAACCGGGCGGACGAAGCTCGTGGCTACGCCGAACTG CTCATTTCCAATGCCATCCGACATGGGGACCGGTACACGGCTACCATGGAACTGGCCGACTATTGGCTGCTGGAGAAGCAACTAGTGCACAAGCTCTTCAAGGTTCTGGTACCGCGCTATGAGAActataatgtgtcatatactCGCATGTACAAGGCCCCGCGGGACTATCCGGGCGTTTACTACAAGCAGTCTGTGCTGGAGCTTCGGGGCAATCCATACCCTTCGCTAACGGCAGACCATTCTCAAAACCGGAATCTGTTGCACAACGTGCTTCTTGACGAGGCGAGGAAAGAGTTCAGACGTCAGAAACTGTCTGAGTTAACTAATTAG
- the LOC127010820 gene encoding follistatin-related protein 1 — protein MPFRMHNLAIGSERKICLAWFLISDIFMFLALSVSVPVIARGSACKAITSCDPFLPVCAASTNEHQFFYSHCEMLRDACLTGKDWKTDYFSHCNVSKL, from the exons ATGCCATTTAGGATGCATAATTTAGCAATTGGTTCTGAGAGGAAAATTTGCTTGGCTTGGTTTCTGATCTCCgacatttttatgtttcttGCGCTGTCTGTGTCGGTGCCAGTTATTGCCAGAGGTTCAGCCTGTAAAGCTATTACTAGCTGCGATCCATTCCTGCCAGTCTGCGCGGCCTCGACAAATGAGCACCAATTTTTCTACAGCCACTGTGAAATGTTGCGTGACGCCTGCCTTACGGGAAAGG ATTGGAAAACCGATTACTTCAGCCATTGCAATGTCAGTAAGCTTTAG
- the LOC108031020 gene encoding uncharacterized protein LOC108031020, translated as MKNNFNALLLASFVTWSGVLCSTVWGTTEVQETPLALPVADQTQPTTAIQGEVWEEDDHEVLIRNERGTKSDGLSCRYGKNPWTECDTKTNTRSRTLTLKKGDPACDQTRTIQKKCKKACRYEKGSWSECATGQMTRADKLKASSDPSCEATRVIKKNCKPGKSKDKSAKEQRKNKDKAARKGRV; from the exons atgaaaaataattttaacgcACTTTTGCTGGCATCGTTTGTGACTTGGTCGGGGGTGTTGTGTAGCACTGTATGGGGCACCACAGAGGTCCAGGAAACACCTCTCGCACTTCCGGTGGCAGACCAAACGCAGCCCACTACAGCCATACAAGGAGAAGTATGGGAGGAGGATGATCACGAAGTATTAATAAGAAACGAACGTGGCACCAAGAGTGACG GTTTGTCGTGCCGCTACGGCAAGAATCCGTGGACTGAGTGTGATACAAAAACTAATACTCGTTCTAGAACCTTGACATTAAAGAAGGGAGATCCGGCATGCGACCAAACGCGAACGATTCAGAAGAAAtgtaaaaaag CATGTCGCTATGAAAAGGGATCCTGGTCGGAATGCGCAACTGGACAAATGACTAGAGCTGATAAGTTGAAAGCGAGCAGTGATCCGTCCTGCGAAGCAACGCGGGTTATCAAGAAGAACTGCAAGCCCGGAAAGTCCAAGGATAAGAGTGCCAAGGAGCAGCGTAAGAACAAAGATAAAG CTGCTCGCAAAGGACGCGTTTAA
- the LOC108031038 gene encoding uncharacterized protein LOC108031038, whose amino-acid sequence MINFSKYNTEHLEENCKSNKDISLHTYCQNMNSETSTLSGRSSARFGISKIDSVEKGDTDLSDKPWDCLGSDHKSLDRSDTIGSDPYSGFSLETETSIATGGERNPNDYNKLPDGWVERIAPKTKECYFYDKSTRKVYFTLPPNGCREAEGVGWNGVAGKYRECNYRCILRCKHILVKHRESDKCSSYRKRVVKRTKEQALHKILQARDLISAGQIEFAELAKVISDCCSARNGGDLGPFKLTQTCFGFEKKVLRLNINELSDIFETKAGYHILLRTAVNDKNEEYRKKHRHLEKLKYTIGKDKFKTYLKGSQKFSSFMDESEADIYNMLGQRQGVRDSESNFRYLSCILYEGPSLSCVSKFTEKSGKLKLYTQQKQIIKKKIIQDRLDMTEYLEKFLKLIETDSLGNCVVKDHKLKKDLFFMNGF is encoded by the coding sequence AtgattaatttttcaaaatataatacagAGCACCttgaagaaaattgtaaatcGAATAAAGACATATCCTTACATACATATTGTCAAAACATGAATTCTGAAACTTCTACGCTGTCCGGTAGGTCTTCAGCAAGATTCGGTATTTCAAAAATAGACAGTGTCGAAAAAGGAGACACCGATTTATCTGATAAACCTTGGGATTGTTTAGGCTCAGACCACAAAAGTCTAGATCGAAGTGACACCATTGGCAGCGATCCTTATAGTGGCTTTTCATTGGAAACGGAGACATCAATCGCAACTGGCGGCGAACGTAATCCAAACGATTATAACAAGTTACCTGACGGTTGGGTAGAGCGCATAGCACCCAAAACAAAAGAGTGCTATTTCTATGATAAAAGTACCCGAAAGGTATATTTCACATTACCTCCAAATGGCTGCAGAGAAGCTGAAGGAGTCGGATGGAACGGCGTTGCCGGAAAATATCGTGAATGCAATTATCGGTGCATTCTTAGGTGCAAGCACATATTGGTAAAGCACAGAGAATCAGATAAATGTAGCTCATATCGTAAGCGGGTTGTAAAGAGAACTAAGGAACAAGCCTTACATAAGATTTTGCAGGCTCGAGATCTGATATCAGCCGGCCAAATAGAGTTTGCTGAATTGGCTAAAGTGATATCAGACTGCTGTTCTGCTCGAAACGGCGGAGACTTGGGCCCCTTTAAACTCACGCAAACATGTTTCGGCTTCGAGAAAAAAGTTTTGCGACTAAATATAAATGAGCTTTCCGATATTTTTGAGACAAAGGCAGgatatcatattttattgcGCACGGCAGTAAATGACAAGAATGAAGAGTACAGGAAAAAACACAGACAccttgaaaaattaaaatatactatCGGTAAAGATAAATTCAAAACCTACTTAAAGGGCAGCCAGAAATTTTCCAGTTTTATGGACGAATCGGAAGCAGACATATATAACATGCTTGGTCAGAGACAAGGGGTCCGAGATTCCGAGAGTAATTTCAGGTATCTCAGTTGTATTTTATACGAAGGACCAAGTCTGTCATGTGTGTCTAAATTCACAGAGAAGAGTGGCAAATTGAAACTGTACACTCAACAGAAGcagataataaaaaagaaaataattcaGGATAGGTTGGATATGACCGAGTACCTTGAAAAATTCCTCAAACTAATAGAAACTGATTCTCTGGGGAACTGTGTCGTTAAGGAtcataaattgaaaaaagatttattttttatgaacgGCTTTTAA
- the LOC108031049 gene encoding uncharacterized protein LOC108031049 produces MNLVLTLTTVLQLVVVVLAQKSSSIDGERISDGIRLVMERSSGDVVHFRPARGALDDETVTATTNKETHRLRKNRKPNKSQEHFQQVGGQKSGSRKLVVAETGSAASESQPKHKQGYKSTDKQQRRGPKQQHGHGQHHGGSTCRYAKSAWSNCDIKTNTRSRVLSLRKGEQNCLPTRTIQKKCKKGCRYDKGSWSQCIAGQMTREDKLQTEAIGDSDQNCNPVRTVNKKCKANGNAGGGKQHGQNRGPKERKQKEKSAGRISPHDQ; encoded by the exons ATGAATCTCGTACTAACATTGACCACTGTCCTGCAATTAGTTGTGGTGGTATTGGCACAGAAGTCGTCATCAATCGATGGTGAACGCATTTCTGATGGCATACGTCTGGTTATGGAGAGGAGTTCCGGTGATGTAGTACACTTTCGCCCGGCTCGTGGCGCGCTGGACGACGAAACCGTCACAGCCACAACAAATAAGGAGACTCACCGCCTCAGAAAAAATCGGAAGCCTAACAAGTCACAAGAGCATTTTCAGCAGGTTGGGGGTCAAAAGTCTGGTTCAAGAAAACTAGTGGTTGCCGAAACTGGCAGTGCAGCGTCAGAGTCACAACCGAAGCACAAACAAGGCTACAAAAGCACGGATAAGCAACAACGCCGAGGACCCAAGCAGCAACATGGCCATGGACAACACCACGGAG GGTCGACTTGCCGTTACGCGAAGAGTGCTTGGTCGAATTGTGATATCAAAACTAACACGCGCTCCCGTGTTTTATCTTTAAGGAAGGGAGAGCAGAACTGCTTGCCAACACGCACTATACagaaaaagtgcaaaaaag GGTGCCGGTATGACAAGGGTTCATGGTCTCAATGTATCGCTGGACAAATGACCAGAGAGGATAAGTTACAAACAGAAGCAATAGGCGATAGTGACCAGAACTGCAATCCTGTGCGTACTGTGAACAAGAAGTGCAAGGCGAATGGTAATGCTGGTGGAGGAAAGCAACACGGCCAGAACCGTGGCCCAAAAGAACggaaacaaaaggaaaaga GTGCCGGACGCATTTCGCCTCACGATCAATAA
- the LOC108028376 gene encoding mitochondrial import inner membrane translocase subunit TIM50-B: MSFVAIERLLCGCPRFGRNFINTSRALTSDLWRTMVEECDGTAESGVKSRTEMKGSYCFAFFPQRCNASLVYVARRRFSTYEKRSTQILSKLFPQTSTEHNDEKSHERRQREEEEEMREMERALKRMKLGFGLVGIGGILVSFWAIYYFGRPSLDDQGKEVIDEFSELPLTQQYTARTWKSVNHFQRFIQEPSSQKLLPDPLQAPYVQPAYTLVLEIKDVLIHPDWTYETGWRFKKRPGVDLFLKECAKYFEIVVYTAEQGITVFPLLDVLDPNGFIMYRLVRDSTHFVGGHHVKNLDNLNRDLKRVVVVDWDKNSTKFHPSNCFSIPRWNGNDNDTTLYDLASFLSVLGTSEVEDVREVLQYYNQFTDSLSQFRENQRKLSEQMQAETLERHSKPVVKNWTRGFIKH; the protein is encoded by the coding sequence ATGTCTTTTGTAGCCATCGAACGCCTGCTTTGTGGATGCCCGCGATTTGGCCGCAATTTCATCAATACGTCGCGGGCGCTGACCTCTGACTTGTGGCGCACGATGGTCGAGGAGTGTGATGGCACGGCAGAAAGTGGCGTAAAATCCAGGACGGAGATGAAGGGCAGTTACTGCTTCGCATTTTTTCCGCAGCGCTGCAACGCTTCCTTGGTATACGTTGCGCGCCGACGCTTCTCGACATATGAAAAGAGGTCTACGCAAATTCTATCTAAACTGTTTCCCCAAACCTCTACGGAGCACAACGACGAGAAGAGTCATGAGCGGCGCCAACGAGAGGAAGAGGAGGAGATGAGGGAAATGGAGAGGGCTTTGAAGCGGATGAAACTCGGCTTTGGCCTCGTTGGTATAGGAGGTATATTGGTCTCGTTTTGGGCCATTTATTACTTCGGAAGGCCATCGCTAGACGACCAGGGAAAAGAAGTTATAGACGAGTTTAGTGAGTTGCCCCTAACGCAGCAGTACACGGCTCGTACATGGAAGTCGGTGAACCACTTTCAACGATTCATTCAAGAGCCATCGAGTCAGAAGCTTCTTCCCGATCCTCTTCAGGCTCCATATGTGCAGCCAGCTTATACATTGGTACTTGAGATTAAGGATGTGTTGATACATCCTGACTGGACTTATGAAACAGGCTGGCGCTTTAAGAAGCGACCCGGCGTTgacttatttttaaaggaatgCGCTAAGTATTTTGAAATCGTTGTTTACACGGCTGAGCAAGGGATTACGGTCTTTCCGCTGCTCGACGTCCTTGACCCAAACGGCTTTATCATGTATCGTCTGGTTCGCGACTCAACACACTTTGTTGGGGGGCATCACGTGAAAAATTTAGACAACCTAAACCGAGACCTAAAGCGAGTAGTGGTCGTGGACTGGGATAAAAACTCCACCAAATTTCACCCTTCAAATTGTTTCTCGATCCCAAGGTGGAATGGGAATGATAATGACACTACCCTTTACGACCTTGCATCGTTCCTTAGTGTTCTGGGTACTAGTGAGGTAGAAGATGTTAGAGAAGTGCTGCAGTACTATAATCAGTTTACCGACTCCCTATCTCAGTTCCGAGAAAATCAGAGAAAGCTCAGTGAACAAATGCAAGCTgagacgctggaaaggcatAGCAAGCCGGTTGTTAAGAATTGGACCCGTGGTTTCATAAAGCATTAA